From Nitrospira sp., a single genomic window includes:
- a CDS encoding sigma-54 dependent transcriptional regulator, whose translation MSASILIVDDEAAILTSLRSILEDEGYDVSVASSGIEALKIYTTDPPDLMILDIWMPELDGLETLKRVKEFVPTAQVMMMSGHGSIETAVRAIKLGAYDYIEKPLSLENVTLRVKHALDQYRLEQENRTLKTKVQRKFELVGQSPVMQQLRQLIETAGPTNSRVLIGGENGTGKELVARAIHTHSARAEHPFVAVNCAAIPETLIESELFGHEKGSFTGATSMKRGQFEQADGGTLFLDEIADMSLNTQAKVLRALQEQQFTRVGGGKLMKVDVRVLAASNKDLEKEIAKGTFREDLYYRLNVVPIIVPPLRERREDIPALVRHFMKIHAEEQGLRIKEVTPEAMAVFQQYEWPGNIRELRNLIERLMIMVPGGVIDAPQAAMSLQGRGSSQSAAASAQASSSLLSKSYDSLRDARNAFEKDYIGRKLREHHWNISRTAEDLKIERSHLHRKIKLLEVEMRPEV comes from the coding sequence ATGTCAGCATCGATTTTAATCGTCGACGACGAAGCCGCTATTTTGACCTCATTGCGAAGCATCCTTGAGGACGAGGGATATGACGTCTCCGTGGCCAGCAGTGGCATCGAGGCCTTGAAAATCTACACGACGGATCCGCCGGACCTCATGATTCTGGATATCTGGATGCCGGAGTTGGATGGGTTAGAGACTCTGAAGCGGGTGAAAGAGTTCGTGCCGACGGCCCAGGTCATGATGATGTCGGGGCATGGGTCCATCGAGACCGCGGTCAGGGCGATCAAGCTGGGGGCTTACGACTACATCGAAAAGCCCCTGTCTTTGGAGAACGTCACGCTCCGTGTGAAGCATGCGCTCGATCAATACCGGCTGGAGCAGGAGAACCGGACGCTCAAGACGAAGGTGCAGCGAAAGTTCGAGCTCGTCGGCCAGTCTCCCGTCATGCAGCAGTTGCGCCAGCTGATTGAAACGGCGGGCCCCACCAACAGCCGGGTCTTGATCGGCGGCGAGAACGGGACGGGAAAAGAGCTGGTGGCGCGCGCGATTCATACTCACTCCGCCCGGGCCGAACATCCGTTCGTGGCGGTGAATTGTGCCGCCATTCCCGAGACGTTGATTGAAAGCGAATTATTCGGCCATGAAAAAGGATCGTTTACCGGGGCGACCTCGATGAAACGGGGGCAATTCGAGCAGGCCGACGGCGGGACGCTGTTTCTGGACGAGATTGCCGACATGAGTTTAAACACGCAGGCGAAGGTGTTGCGGGCACTTCAAGAACAGCAGTTCACGAGGGTCGGCGGCGGTAAGTTGATGAAGGTGGATGTGCGGGTGTTAGCCGCGTCGAACAAAGATCTGGAAAAAGAAATCGCCAAGGGAACGTTTCGCGAAGACCTGTATTACCGGCTGAACGTGGTGCCGATCATCGTGCCGCCGTTGCGGGAGCGCCGCGAGGATATTCCTGCGCTGGTCCGCCATTTCATGAAGATCCATGCCGAGGAGCAGGGGCTGCGCATCAAAGAAGTGACGCCCGAAGCGATGGCGGTGTTTCAGCAGTATGAATGGCCCGGCAATATCCGCGAATTGCGCAATCTCATTGAGCGGTTGATGATCATGGTGCCGGGGGGCGTGATCGATGCGCCGCAGGCGGCGATGTCTCTGCAGGGGCGGGGAAGCAGCCAGAGCGCGGCGGCAAGTGCCCAGGCGAGCAGTTCGCTGCTATCGAAATCCTACGATTCTTTGCGCGATGCCCGGAATGCGTTTGAAAAGGACTATATCGGTCGGAAGCTGCGCGAGCACCATTGGAACATTTCGCGGACCGCCGAAGATCTCAAGATCGAACGCAGCCATCTCCATCGAAAAATCAAGTTGTTGGAAGTGGAGATGCGACCGGAGGTCTAG
- a CDS encoding sigma-54 dependent transcriptional regulator: protein MAGSQADGAVQSPFDDPIIAARIEAIRQLAGGMSDRVAVMDRDFNVVYANSAAWTDYGADKAEAYHAKCYEAFAHRSDPCGTCPATKVFESPGIQSVSCTAGGNGAACGMHQAFPLVASGGQVASMLVLFTPPSQASHRPALQVPDDLPAPMVREHLGDLIGRSAAMQQLFDMIALVAESQATVLIQGESGTGKELVAKTIHRLSDRRDKPFVVVDCGSLPETLLESELFGHMKGSFTGATANKRGLFEEADGGTIFLDEIADTTPTFQAKLLRVLQEGEVKRVGGNQPIKVDVRVVSATNKDLCELVKAKAFRQDLYYRLAVLPLFLPPLRERREDVPLLVDHFVVASCKRHRQSPRTVSSDVMHALSESAWPGNVRELQHYIERAVVTTTGPDLTCGDIVALGSKVSEEGLRTVVRDAVSLTERTRIVEALRKTGGNRLRAAKMLKISRAGLYNKLREYGLQ from the coding sequence ATGGCCGGATCTCAGGCGGATGGAGCTGTGCAGTCCCCTTTCGACGATCCAATCATCGCGGCGCGGATTGAAGCGATCCGGCAGCTTGCGGGCGGGATGTCCGATCGCGTGGCGGTGATGGATCGCGACTTCAATGTGGTGTACGCCAACTCGGCGGCCTGGACGGACTACGGAGCCGACAAGGCTGAGGCGTATCATGCGAAGTGTTACGAGGCGTTTGCGCACCGTAGTGATCCCTGCGGGACATGTCCGGCGACCAAGGTGTTTGAGTCGCCGGGGATTCAGTCGGTCTCCTGCACGGCCGGAGGGAACGGAGCGGCCTGCGGGATGCACCAGGCGTTTCCTCTGGTTGCCAGTGGCGGGCAGGTCGCCTCTATGCTGGTCTTGTTCACGCCCCCTTCTCAGGCCTCTCATCGACCGGCACTTCAGGTGCCCGACGATCTTCCGGCTCCGATGGTGCGGGAGCATTTGGGCGATCTCATCGGCCGCAGCGCGGCGATGCAGCAACTCTTCGACATGATTGCGTTGGTGGCAGAGAGCCAGGCGACGGTCTTGATCCAGGGAGAGAGCGGCACGGGCAAGGAATTGGTCGCCAAGACCATTCATCGCCTGAGCGATCGCCGGGATAAACCGTTCGTAGTGGTGGATTGTGGATCGCTTCCGGAGACGTTGTTGGAGAGTGAGCTATTCGGCCATATGAAGGGATCGTTTACCGGGGCCACGGCCAATAAGCGGGGGCTATTCGAAGAGGCCGACGGCGGGACGATTTTTCTGGATGAAATCGCCGATACGACGCCGACCTTCCAGGCTAAGTTGTTGCGGGTGCTGCAGGAAGGGGAAGTGAAACGGGTGGGGGGCAACCAGCCGATCAAAGTCGATGTGCGGGTGGTGTCGGCCACCAATAAGGATCTGTGCGAGTTAGTGAAGGCCAAGGCGTTCCGGCAGGATCTCTATTATCGTCTAGCGGTCTTGCCGTTGTTTCTCCCTCCGCTTCGAGAGCGGCGAGAAGATGTTCCTTTGTTAGTCGACCATTTTGTGGTTGCCTCTTGTAAGCGCCATCGTCAGTCGCCGAGGACAGTCTCCTCCGATGTGATGCATGCGCTCAGTGAGTCGGCCTGGCCGGGGAATGTTCGTGAGTTGCAGCACTACATTGAGCGGGCGGTCGTCACAACGACAGGTCCGGATCTGACGTGCGGCGATATTGTGGCGTTGGGATCGAAGGTGTCCGAAGAAGGACTGCGAACGGTGGTCCGGGATGCAGTCAGCCTCACGGAACGGACGCGCATCGTCGAGGCCTTGAGGAAGACCGGCGGGAATCGACTCAGGGCAGCCAAGATGCTCAAGATCAGCAGGGCGGGCCTCTACAATAAGCTCAGAGAATACGGCCTCCAGTAA
- a CDS encoding DUF4197 domain-containing protein yields the protein MRQLIPWLGLFFLSFTACAELSQSLQLFGLPAPAGLTQDQIAAGLKEALRIGTEHATALTGKPDGYYRNPSIRIPMPEQLHSFEKGLRVFGFGPQVDEFVLSMNRAAERAAPQAAEIFAGAIAQMTFADAQQILSGTDTAATEYFKAKTSVQLTTAFRPHVEQAMNQVGVTRQYKELVQHFRTIPFPKTELVDLDQYVVGKGLEGLFLMLGQEEQAIRTNPAARVTGLLKQVFGKSP from the coding sequence GTGCGACAACTGATTCCGTGGCTGGGCCTGTTCTTCCTGTCGTTCACAGCCTGCGCCGAACTTTCTCAATCACTTCAGCTGTTCGGACTCCCGGCGCCGGCAGGCCTCACGCAAGACCAGATCGCCGCCGGACTCAAAGAAGCGCTCCGCATCGGGACAGAACACGCGACTGCCCTGACGGGGAAACCGGATGGATATTACCGCAATCCGTCGATCAGGATTCCTATGCCGGAACAGCTGCACTCATTTGAAAAAGGCCTGCGCGTATTCGGCTTCGGCCCGCAAGTCGATGAGTTCGTGTTGAGCATGAACCGGGCGGCAGAACGAGCCGCTCCCCAGGCCGCAGAAATATTCGCCGGGGCGATTGCGCAGATGACGTTTGCCGACGCTCAACAGATTCTGTCGGGCACGGACACCGCCGCCACCGAATACTTCAAAGCCAAAACCTCCGTGCAACTGACCACCGCCTTTCGTCCCCATGTCGAGCAAGCCATGAACCAGGTCGGCGTCACACGTCAGTACAAAGAGTTGGTCCAACATTTCAGAACGATCCCCTTCCCCAAGACCGAGCTTGTGGACCTGGATCAGTATGTAGTTGGGAAAGGACTGGAGGGGCTATTTCTGATGCTGGGCCAGGAAGAGCAGGCCATCAGGACGAATCCGGCCGCCCGCGTCACCGGCCTCCTCAAGCAAGTGTTCGGAAAATCGCCTTAG
- a CDS encoding PAS domain S-box protein has protein sequence MNPPLEKSTRLGAGAVVLLTLSIFILDLLTPLGWADWLLYFIPLVVTLQSPRDRDSYNFAAVVTLLTALGGYFSPRDIHPAVALMNRVLGLMVMWGVTWMIVRQKQARSQLVGARAAQAQAEAGREAAVAARELAEASATGAIHRESQVARELLLSNLRLDGILQSAMDAIITSDDRMQILLFNAAAEQMFQCPAREAIGQPVDRFLPARFREAHRHHVEEFGRSRVTSRKMGQLGKVMGLRANGEEFPVEAAISHIVVEGKTFYTVILRDITERLRAEEHLRGIEERSRLALEAGQLGAWEHDVETDLVQLDARAQAIYRCGPGVSLGAMMACVHPDDLHALQELMTATHRPDAADARFTSECRMQYPDGEVRWMVVRAQAFFEGAGAGLRVTRVVGTTQDVTARKRVEHLIRQSEERYRRLVAVSPYGILVIRADRVIFANDQALKLFGAVKAEEIVGRSSSDLFHQDCHEAMCERAGELLGGSQVTPMVEERIIRQDGIAMDVEVSSAGFSDEEGPAILVMLRDISERKRLQDRLRKTERIAELGTVASGMAHEIGTPMNVILGRAEYLMDRVTDETVKKGLQTIVAQVERITRVMNQLLAFARRKPPARGPLVLRDVIENSVEMFQERLAKSRVQVEMQLDEACPQVQADADQMNQVLINLIMNAVHAMPEGGQLRIGMAQADTMVKLTVADTGHGIPPEVIARVFDPFFTTKEFGKGTGLGLTVVKGIIEEHHGLIAAESLEGKGTTFTILLPKSG, from the coding sequence GTGAATCCGCCGCTGGAAAAATCTACCCGCCTGGGAGCAGGGGCTGTTGTCCTGCTCACCCTATCTATTTTCATACTCGATCTCCTGACTCCATTGGGATGGGCTGACTGGCTGTTGTATTTCATCCCCCTTGTGGTGACCCTGCAATCTCCTCGCGATCGTGATTCCTACAATTTTGCCGCGGTGGTCACCTTGTTGACCGCCTTAGGCGGGTATTTTTCGCCGCGCGACATTCATCCGGCCGTGGCGCTGATGAATCGTGTGCTCGGCCTGATGGTCATGTGGGGCGTCACCTGGATGATCGTCCGGCAGAAGCAGGCGCGCAGCCAGCTCGTCGGTGCCCGGGCCGCGCAGGCCCAGGCAGAGGCCGGGCGGGAAGCGGCGGTGGCGGCGCGTGAACTGGCTGAAGCCAGTGCCACCGGCGCGATTCACCGGGAGTCGCAAGTCGCCCGCGAATTATTGCTCAGCAATCTCCGGTTAGACGGTATTCTCCAGTCCGCCATGGATGCCATTATCACCAGCGATGACCGGATGCAGATCCTGTTGTTCAACGCGGCCGCCGAACAGATGTTTCAATGCCCTGCCCGCGAGGCGATAGGTCAGCCGGTAGACAGATTTCTGCCGGCGCGGTTTCGAGAAGCCCATCGGCATCATGTGGAGGAGTTCGGACGATCCCGCGTGACCAGCCGGAAGATGGGGCAGCTCGGGAAGGTGATGGGGCTTCGCGCGAACGGCGAAGAGTTTCCGGTCGAAGCCGCGATTTCCCATATCGTGGTGGAGGGCAAAACGTTTTACACCGTCATTCTTCGAGACATTACGGAGCGGCTGCGGGCCGAAGAGCACCTGCGGGGGATCGAGGAGCGATCCAGACTCGCCCTTGAGGCCGGGCAGCTCGGGGCCTGGGAGCATGATGTGGAGACAGATCTGGTCCAGCTGGATGCCCGTGCCCAGGCGATCTATCGCTGCGGGCCCGGCGTTTCGCTCGGAGCCATGATGGCCTGCGTGCATCCCGACGATCTTCACGCCCTGCAGGAGCTGATGACGGCGACGCATCGGCCTGACGCGGCTGACGCGCGGTTTACGTCAGAGTGTCGGATGCAATATCCCGACGGGGAAGTGAGATGGATGGTGGTGCGGGCGCAGGCATTTTTTGAAGGAGCTGGCGCAGGCCTTCGAGTGACTCGTGTGGTCGGGACCACGCAGGACGTGACCGCTCGCAAGCGCGTGGAACATCTGATCCGGCAGAGCGAAGAGCGATATCGGCGTCTGGTCGCGGTGTCACCGTACGGCATTCTCGTGATCCGGGCCGATCGGGTCATTTTTGCCAACGATCAGGCGCTCAAGCTGTTCGGCGCCGTGAAGGCCGAGGAGATTGTCGGAAGGTCTTCCTCCGATCTCTTTCATCAGGATTGCCATGAGGCCATGTGCGAGCGGGCCGGTGAACTGCTTGGCGGCAGCCAGGTGACACCGATGGTTGAGGAGCGGATCATCAGGCAAGATGGCATAGCCATGGATGTCGAGGTCAGCTCGGCGGGATTCTCCGATGAAGAAGGTCCGGCCATCTTGGTGATGCTGCGCGACATCAGCGAGCGGAAACGGTTGCAGGACCGTTTGCGAAAGACGGAGAGAATCGCGGAGCTTGGGACCGTCGCGTCAGGGATGGCGCATGAAATCGGGACGCCCATGAACGTCATTCTGGGCCGCGCAGAATATCTGATGGATCGCGTGACGGATGAGACGGTGAAGAAGGGCTTGCAGACGATCGTGGCGCAGGTGGAACGGATTACGCGTGTCATGAATCAGCTCCTGGCGTTCGCCCGGCGGAAACCGCCGGCGCGCGGTCCGCTGGTCCTGCGGGATGTCATCGAGAACAGCGTCGAGATGTTCCAGGAACGGCTGGCGAAAAGCCGGGTGCAGGTCGAGATGCAACTGGATGAGGCGTGCCCCCAAGTGCAGGCTGATGCCGACCAAATGAATCAGGTGCTCATCAATCTCATCATGAACGCCGTCCACGCCATGCCGGAAGGCGGGCAGCTCCGCATCGGGATGGCTCAGGCTGACACCATGGTCAAGCTCACGGTGGCTGATACGGGCCACGGGATTCCTCCGGAGGTGATCGCCAGGGTGTTTGACCCGTTCTTCACCACCAAAGAGTTTGGCAAAGGAACGGGGTTGGGGCTCACAGTGGTGAAAGGCATTATCGAAGAGCATCACGGTTTGATCGCAGCTGAAAGTCTGGAGGGTAAGGGAACGACATTTACGATTTTGTTGCCCAAGAGCGGGTAG
- the purN gene encoding phosphoribosylglycinamide formyltransferase has translation MSGRRTAPLRVAVLASGRGSNLQAIIDSIEANAVQATIVAVISNKKDAVALERARTHGLKDLFVDPKPFAGQPDSREAYDRALLAILQQHDVELVLLAGYMKIVTAVLVNAYANRMMNIHPSLLPSFPGLDVQRKAIEWGCKLAGCTVHFVTEGVDEGPIILQAAVPILDDDSPETLAGRILVQEHKLYPRAVQLFAEGRLHVEGRRVFIEQGRPVGEAVIGPS, from the coding sequence ATGTCGGGTAGGAGAACCGCTCCTCTTCGAGTGGCCGTGCTCGCATCGGGGCGCGGATCCAACCTCCAAGCCATTATCGATAGTATCGAAGCCAATGCGGTTCAGGCGACCATCGTCGCCGTCATCAGCAATAAAAAAGACGCCGTGGCGCTTGAACGGGCCAGAACGCACGGGCTGAAGGATCTCTTTGTTGATCCGAAGCCGTTTGCCGGGCAGCCCGACAGCCGTGAAGCCTACGATCGGGCGCTCCTGGCCATTCTGCAGCAGCATGATGTGGAACTGGTATTGCTGGCCGGCTACATGAAAATTGTCACGGCCGTGTTGGTGAACGCCTATGCCAATCGCATGATGAATATCCATCCGTCGCTGTTGCCGTCGTTCCCCGGATTGGATGTGCAGAGGAAAGCCATTGAATGGGGATGCAAGTTGGCCGGCTGCACCGTGCACTTTGTCACCGAGGGAGTCGATGAAGGGCCGATTATCTTGCAGGCAGCCGTGCCGATTCTGGATGACGACTCGCCCGAGACGTTGGCTGGTCGGATTCTGGTGCAGGAGCACAAGCTCTATCCCAGAGCCGTTCAGCTCTTTGCCGAAGGCCGTCTGCATGTAGAGGGGCGCCGGGTATTCATCGAGCAGGGGAGGCCGGTCGGGGAGGCCGTCATCGGTCCGTCGTAG
- a CDS encoding response regulator → MAQWHCPCDFVGHTDVPWRGTVQEGVVVIEGKPSVLVVDDDGEMRSLLLDGLWSEGYVLREAGDGEEAFHLVLRAVPDLILTEIWLTGGGVDYVNRLRAVVPHCPIVVMTAFGDDGVRMDVLRAGATAYLSKPIHLAELKCCVRQLLGDERQSVI, encoded by the coding sequence ATGGCGCAATGGCATTGTCCTTGCGACTTCGTCGGGCACACGGATGTGCCGTGGAGGGGGACTGTTCAGGAAGGTGTGGTTGTGATCGAAGGCAAGCCATCGGTACTTGTGGTGGATGACGATGGAGAGATGCGCAGTCTCCTGCTCGACGGGTTGTGGAGTGAAGGATATGTTCTTCGGGAAGCCGGAGACGGGGAAGAGGCCTTTCATTTGGTCCTCCGGGCAGTGCCGGATTTGATTCTGACCGAGATTTGGTTGACCGGGGGCGGTGTTGACTATGTGAATCGTCTGCGGGCGGTCGTTCCGCATTGTCCGATTGTTGTCATGACGGCGTTCGGGGACGACGGAGTGAGGATGGATGTGCTTCGGGCTGGCGCGACGGCCTACCTCAGTAAGCCGATTCACCTGGCAGAATTGAAGTGCTGTGTGAGGCAGTTGCTTGGCGACGAGCGGCAGTCTGTGATTTAA
- a CDS encoding sigma-54 dependent transcriptional regulator, with protein sequence MTEEWGAVLVVDDDAEMRELVFDVLKDRGHQISTAGSGQEALKLLAEEDFAVVLTDLRMKGMLGTELLVEIKRLYPDIGVILMTAFGSVETAVEAMKRGASDYLTKPVKTEEIIRVVERAVRESALRREVSRLRKEVHKEYSFHHILGKSKAIQAVFDLIRRVADSPTNVLITGESGTGKELVAKAIHYNSDRKDAPFIPVNCAAIPEQLLESELFGHMRGAFTDAKSDKRGLFEEAQKGTLFLDEISELPIMLQAKLLRAIQEKEIRRVGANKPIAVDVRIIAATNLHLAEEVKAKRFRDDLFYRLNVIEVVLPPLRDRREDIPILVEAFLKKCAAARNKEVRGVSESALAMLMDYSWPGNVRELENVVERAVTLNRGEKIAPDDLPPAVQGARGDRRVLDEAAEKMLPLHEIEQEYIKKILDKTGGNKYQAAQALGIDRKTLYRKLGEIEEAKTHE encoded by the coding sequence ATGACGGAAGAATGGGGCGCGGTGCTGGTTGTCGACGACGACGCTGAGATGCGCGAGCTGGTTTTTGACGTGCTCAAGGATCGCGGCCATCAGATTTCGACGGCGGGAAGCGGGCAGGAGGCGCTGAAGCTCTTGGCCGAAGAAGATTTCGCCGTCGTGCTCACCGATTTGAGAATGAAGGGGATGCTGGGGACAGAACTGTTGGTAGAGATCAAGCGGCTGTACCCCGACATCGGCGTGATCCTCATGACCGCGTTCGGGTCTGTCGAAACGGCCGTGGAGGCGATGAAGCGAGGCGCGAGCGATTATCTCACCAAGCCGGTCAAGACCGAGGAAATTATTCGAGTCGTCGAGCGCGCGGTACGCGAATCCGCGCTCCGGAGAGAAGTGAGCCGGCTCAGGAAAGAAGTGCACAAGGAGTACAGTTTTCATCACATTCTTGGGAAGAGCAAGGCGATTCAGGCGGTGTTCGATTTGATCCGTCGCGTCGCCGATAGTCCGACCAATGTGCTCATCACCGGAGAAAGTGGAACGGGGAAAGAGCTGGTGGCGAAAGCCATTCATTACAACAGTGACCGGAAAGACGCCCCGTTCATCCCGGTGAATTGCGCTGCGATTCCCGAGCAGCTGTTGGAGAGCGAACTCTTCGGTCATATGCGCGGGGCGTTTACCGATGCGAAGTCGGACAAACGCGGGTTGTTTGAGGAGGCGCAAAAGGGGACGCTCTTTCTCGACGAGATCAGCGAGCTGCCGATCATGCTCCAGGCGAAGCTGCTGCGCGCCATCCAGGAAAAGGAAATTCGCCGGGTCGGCGCCAATAAGCCGATCGCCGTCGATGTGCGCATCATTGCCGCCACCAACCTGCATCTCGCGGAAGAGGTGAAGGCGAAACGGTTTCGTGACGATCTGTTCTATCGCCTCAATGTGATCGAAGTGGTATTGCCTCCGTTGCGGGATCGCCGGGAGGATATTCCGATCCTGGTGGAAGCGTTCTTGAAAAAATGCGCCGCGGCCCGGAACAAGGAGGTCAGAGGCGTCAGCGAGTCAGCCTTGGCGATGTTGATGGACTACAGCTGGCCGGGCAATGTCCGAGAGTTGGAGAATGTCGTGGAGCGCGCGGTGACGCTCAATCGCGGCGAGAAGATTGCGCCGGACGATCTGCCGCCGGCGGTGCAGGGGGCTCGCGGAGACCGGCGAGTGCTCGACGAAGCGGCGGAAAAAATGCTGCCGCTGCATGAGATCGAGCAAGAGTACATCAAGAAGATTCTCGACAAGACCGGCGGGAACAAGTATCAGGCCGCGCAGGCCTTGGGCATCGACCGGAAGACCCTCTACCGCAAGCTCGGCGAGATTGAAGAAGCGAAGACTCACGAGTAG
- the purM gene encoding phosphoribosylformylglycinamidine cyclo-ligase, with translation MTTYRDSGVDIDAGDEFVDRIKPLVRSTFRPEVLTDLGGFGGLFRLQAKKYEDPVLVSGTDGVGTKLRVAFLMDRHDTIGIDLVAMCVNDIAVSGAEPLFFLDYFATGKLSVPKAQEVVKGIAEGCRQAGCALIGGETAEMPSMYGNGEYDLAGFAVGVVDRPKIIDGRSIVPGDVIIGLASSGLHSNGYSLARRVLLEQAKLTVTSRVPELATTVGEALLVPTRIYAKQILALIQEHPIKGIAHITGGGITENLPRVFPSGVRARIHRDRWDVPPICSLISRLGSVERDEMYRVFNMGIGLILVVPAGSADAVIAGAKTLGDQGYVIGEIIAGTETDQQVTYVG, from the coding sequence ATGACGACTTATCGCGATTCAGGTGTGGATATCGATGCGGGTGACGAATTTGTCGATCGCATTAAGCCGCTCGTCCGCTCGACCTTTCGCCCGGAAGTTCTGACGGATCTTGGCGGATTCGGAGGGCTGTTTCGTCTCCAGGCCAAGAAGTATGAGGACCCGGTGTTGGTGTCCGGGACTGATGGGGTCGGGACCAAGCTCCGAGTGGCCTTCCTCATGGATCGGCATGACACCATCGGCATCGATCTCGTGGCGATGTGCGTGAACGATATTGCCGTCAGCGGCGCTGAACCCCTCTTCTTCCTCGACTATTTCGCCACGGGAAAGTTATCGGTTCCCAAAGCCCAGGAAGTGGTGAAGGGCATTGCCGAGGGCTGTCGCCAGGCCGGCTGTGCGCTCATCGGTGGCGAAACGGCCGAGATGCCGTCGATGTATGGAAACGGAGAGTACGACCTCGCCGGCTTCGCCGTGGGCGTTGTGGACCGCCCGAAGATTATTGACGGCCGGTCCATCGTGCCGGGTGACGTCATCATCGGGCTGGCGTCATCCGGACTGCATAGCAATGGCTACTCGCTCGCGCGGCGGGTACTGCTTGAACAGGCCAAGCTCACTGTGACCAGCCGCGTGCCGGAACTCGCGACGACCGTCGGCGAGGCTTTGCTGGTTCCCACCAGAATCTATGCCAAGCAGATTCTGGCACTCATTCAGGAGCATCCCATTAAGGGCATCGCACATATTACAGGCGGCGGAATCACCGAAAATCTGCCGCGCGTGTTCCCGTCCGGCGTGCGGGCGCGTATCCATCGGGATCGCTGGGACGTGCCGCCGATCTGCTCGCTGATCAGCCGGCTGGGTTCCGTCGAGCGTGACGAGATGTATCGCGTGTTTAACATGGGGATCGGGTTGATCCTCGTGGTTCCCGCCGGGTCGGCCGATGCCGTCATTGCGGGGGCGAAGACGTTAGGCGATCAAGGCTATGTGATCGGTGAAATCATCGCCGGCACTGAGACGGATCAACAGGTAACGTATGTCGGGTAG